A window of the Sporosarcina sp. FSL K6-2383 genome harbors these coding sequences:
- a CDS encoding excalibur calcium-binding domain-containing protein, producing MKYLLGCLGGIIALAVGIAIIQMIFSNIVGVIGLALIIWAIYQWRTNRKLNVRSKVPMIIIAIGLLIMSIGFASKSNDVAKEEIKKVEEEARGAEEQAAVEEATRLEEEHSAAEEAKRLEEEQAAEEAKRLEEEQVAAEEAKRLEEEQVAAEEAKRLEEEQAAAEEAKRLEEEQAAAEEAKRLEEEQARIKKQEEEKKIETTSTPVESEWFKNCTELRTKYPSGVASDHPAYQSKMDRDKDGWACER from the coding sequence TTGAAGTATTTATTGGGATGTTTAGGTGGAATCATAGCATTAGCTGTTGGTATAGCAATAATTCAAATGATTTTTAGTAATATTGTCGGAGTCATTGGTTTGGCTTTAATTATTTGGGCAATCTATCAATGGCGAACAAATCGGAAATTGAACGTCAGATCTAAAGTTCCAATGATTATTATTGCCATCGGCTTACTGATAATGTCTATTGGATTTGCTTCTAAATCTAATGATGTCGCTAAGGAAGAAATCAAAAAAGTAGAAGAGGAAGCACGAGGAGCAGAAGAACAAGCCGCCGTTGAGGAAGCGACAAGGCTAGAAGAGGAACACTCTGCTGCCGAGGAAGCGAAAAGGTTGGAAGAGGAACAGGCTGCCGAAGAAGCGAAAAGATTGGAAGAGGAGCAGGTTGCTGCTGAGGAAGCAAAAAGATTGGAAGAGGAGCAGGTTGCTGCTGAGGAAGCAAAAAGATTGGAAGAGGAGCAGGCTGCTGCTGAGGAAGCAAAAAGATTGGAAGAGGAGCAGGCTGCTGCCGAGGAAGCAAAAAGGTTAGAAGAGGAACAAGCCAGAATCAAGAAGCAAGAGGAAGAAAAAAAGATAGAAACCACTTCTACACCGGTCGAGTCTGAGTGGTTCAAAAACTGTACAGAACTCCGCACGAAATACCCTAGCGGAGTGGCCTCGGATCATCCTGCCTATCAATCGAAGATGGATCGTGACAAAGATGGTTGGGCATGCGAAAGATAA
- a CDS encoding metallophosphoesterase, which produces MKLVVMSDSHGDKETVKAVSALPADAIFHCGDSELSFDDPVLHNMHRVRGNCDYDRQFPSSVLVEVQGKKVLAVHGHEHDVRSSLMGLYYSAKELGADVVLFGHSHLCGAEMKDGILFLNPGSTVQPRGGKKATYAVVDWDETVRVLFKNMLHETVDEKEIKNI; this is translated from the coding sequence GTGAAACTAGTTGTCATGAGTGATTCGCATGGAGATAAGGAAACGGTGAAAGCCGTTTCTGCATTACCTGCGGATGCTATTTTTCATTGCGGAGATAGTGAATTGTCATTTGATGATCCGGTATTGCATAATATGCATAGAGTTCGTGGTAACTGTGACTATGATCGCCAATTCCCGTCTTCAGTGTTAGTGGAGGTGCAGGGGAAAAAAGTTTTAGCGGTTCACGGTCATGAGCATGATGTGAGGTCATCGCTGATGGGTCTTTATTATAGCGCGAAAGAGCTTGGCGCTGATGTTGTACTGTTTGGCCACTCTCATTTGTGTGGGGCGGAGATGAAGGACGGCATTTTATTTCTAAATCCGGGAAGCACTGTTCAGCCTCGTGGCGGCAAAAAGGCGACGTATGCCGTCGTGGATTGGGACGAAACAGTGCGTGTATTATTTAAAAATATGTTGCATGAAACGGTTGATGAAAAAGAAATAAAAAATATTTAA
- a CDS encoding XTP/dITP diphosphatase: MKEVLIATNNAGKAKDFEALFEPFGVRVLTLNDLDEAIDVEETGVTFEENAILKAETVARMLGKIVIADDSGLEVDALDGAPGVYSARYAGTEKSDDANIDKVLNELVEVPTEDRTARFRCVLAVAGPGIETETFSGSCEGLIHTERKGTNGFGYDPIFYVSQQERMMAELSPEEKSLISHRGAALEKLKVKLPQFIEGR; encoded by the coding sequence ATGAAGGAAGTTTTAATTGCAACAAATAATGCTGGAAAAGCAAAGGACTTTGAGGCGCTGTTTGAACCATTTGGTGTACGCGTATTGACGTTGAATGATTTGGACGAGGCGATTGACGTTGAGGAAACGGGTGTCACGTTTGAGGAAAATGCGATTTTGAAAGCTGAAACGGTTGCTCGCATGCTTGGCAAGATTGTCATTGCAGATGATAGTGGGTTAGAAGTCGACGCTTTAGACGGAGCTCCTGGGGTTTATTCTGCGCGTTATGCGGGTACCGAGAAGAGTGATGATGCCAATATCGATAAAGTGCTTAACGAGCTTGTGGAGGTGCCTACAGAAGATCGTACAGCTCGCTTCCGTTGTGTGCTTGCCGTTGCGGGCCCTGGCATTGAAACAGAGACTTTTTCGGGCAGCTGCGAAGGTCTGATTCACACGGAACGCAAGGGTACAAATGGCTTTGGCTATGACCCGATTTTTTATGTGTCGCAGCAGGAGCGTATGATGGCTGAATTGTCGCCTGAGGAGAAGAGTTTGATTTCACATCGCGGAGCGGCACTGGAAAAGTTGAAAGTAAAGCTACCCCAATTCATAGAAGGAAGGTGA
- the rph gene encoding ribonuclease PH yields the protein MTRHDGRVADKNRPVTIESDYLMHPEGSVLISVGNTKVICTATIEERVPHFLRGSGKGWVTAEYSMLPRATGQRTQRESSKGKVGGRTMEIQRLIGRALRAVMNLEALGERTVWIDCDVIQADGGTRTASITGAFVAMTMAVAKLHEAKGLAVFPIADFLAATSVGKTTEGELILDLDYVEDSSAAVDMNVVMTGAGAFVELQGTGEESTFTRDEMNGLVTLAEKGIQQLFAVQSAALGSIAKLIGKKEEGK from the coding sequence ATGACGAGACATGATGGAAGAGTGGCTGACAAGAACAGGCCAGTAACAATTGAATCGGATTATTTAATGCATCCCGAGGGATCTGTATTAATTTCAGTTGGAAATACAAAAGTAATTTGTACGGCTACGATAGAAGAGAGAGTTCCACACTTTTTACGGGGTAGCGGCAAAGGTTGGGTAACGGCGGAATATTCCATGTTGCCACGTGCTACTGGACAGCGGACGCAGCGCGAGTCTTCAAAAGGTAAAGTTGGTGGACGCACGATGGAAATCCAGCGTCTCATTGGACGTGCACTGCGTGCGGTGATGAATTTAGAAGCGCTTGGTGAGCGGACGGTTTGGATTGACTGTGATGTCATTCAAGCGGATGGTGGAACACGCACAGCTTCGATTACAGGTGCATTTGTAGCAATGACGATGGCAGTTGCTAAATTGCATGAAGCGAAAGGATTGGCTGTTTTCCCAATTGCTGATTTCCTAGCGGCAACGAGTGTTGGAAAGACGACAGAAGGTGAGCTAATCCTCGACCTCGATTATGTGGAAGATTCTTCCGCAGCCGTTGATATGAATGTTGTGATGACAGGTGCAGGTGCGTTTGTGGAGCTGCAAGGAACAGGTGAGGAGTCTACATTTACACGCGATGAAATGAATGGGCTTGTGACACTTGCTGAAAAAGGTATCCAGCAGTTATTTGCGGTGCAATCGGCAGCTCTTGGATCAATTGCTAAACTGATTGGCAAGAAAGAAGAGGGTAAATAA
- the racE gene encoding glutamate racemase → MEAPIGVIDSGVGGLTVVKELLNRLPNEPIVYIGDDARCPYGPRSTQEVRKFTMEMATALSETGIKMLVIACNTATAVALDEVREHFSFPVIGVIVPGARGAVKASKTGDIAVLGTVGTIKSHAYDDAIHALLPSATVHPLACPDFVPIVESGLYKSENASGIVKKGLAGLVVKDFDVAILGCTHYPLLQNHIQAHLPSDVQIISSAVETVSDVECILVSRNIERDDSRRVAPIFYTTGQTEQFLSIVEDWLAIDKPDVRHIIL, encoded by the coding sequence GTGGAAGCACCTATAGGCGTAATTGATTCGGGAGTGGGCGGTCTAACTGTTGTCAAAGAACTGCTGAATCGATTGCCGAACGAACCGATTGTTTACATAGGCGATGATGCACGTTGTCCATATGGGCCGCGGTCAACGCAAGAGGTCCGAAAGTTTACAATGGAAATGGCTACTGCGTTGTCCGAAACGGGCATTAAAATGCTTGTTATTGCGTGTAATACGGCAACTGCTGTAGCACTGGATGAAGTTCGTGAGCATTTTTCGTTTCCAGTTATTGGCGTTATCGTACCAGGTGCGCGAGGTGCAGTAAAGGCGTCAAAAACAGGTGATATTGCGGTGCTCGGAACAGTTGGAACAATCAAAAGTCATGCATACGATGATGCAATCCATGCATTGTTGCCAAGTGCAACGGTTCATCCGCTTGCATGCCCTGACTTTGTTCCGATTGTGGAAAGTGGGCTGTATAAGTCGGAAAATGCGAGTGGTATTGTGAAGAAAGGGCTTGCGGGGCTTGTGGTGAAGGATTTTGATGTTGCTATTCTTGGATGTACGCATTATCCATTATTACAGAACCATATTCAAGCGCATTTGCCGAGCGATGTTCAAATTATTTCATCGGCAGTGGAGACAGTGTCTGATGTTGAGTGTATTTTAGTGTCAAGGAACATCGAACGAGATGACAGTAGAAGAGTAGCTCCTATCTTTTACACAACGGGACAGACTGAGCAATTTTTGTCGATTGTCGAGGATTGGTTAGCGATTGACAAGCCGGATGTTAGACATATTATATTGTGA
- a CDS encoding MarR family transcriptional regulator — MEKDLRYIAAIIKQQGRRILSNYTITPPQFIALQWLFEHGDMTIGDLSNKMFLAFSTTTDLVDRMEKNNLVKRVRDEQDRRVVRIHLLSEGERVIEEVIDKRRVYLDMVLADFDEEQVKGFSELLSKLHQEMKKD; from the coding sequence ATGGAGAAGGATTTAAGATATATTGCAGCAATCATTAAACAGCAAGGACGTAGAATTCTTAGTAATTATACAATTACACCACCCCAGTTCATTGCGCTGCAGTGGTTATTTGAACATGGTGATATGACAATTGGTGATTTGTCGAACAAAATGTTTTTGGCATTCAGTACGACGACTGATTTAGTAGATCGAATGGAAAAAAACAATTTGGTGAAGCGAGTTCGTGATGAACAGGATCGCCGCGTAGTTCGGATTCACTTGTTAAGTGAGGGAGAGCGTGTCATCGAGGAAGTGATTGATAAGCGTCGCGTATACTTGGACATGGTGTTAGCTGATTTTGATGAAGAACAAGTGAAGGGTTTTTCTGAGCTACTAAGTAAATTACATCAAGAGATGAAAAAGGATTGA
- a CDS encoding LuxR C-terminal-related transcriptional regulator, producing MTEESKNRSLLTAREREIFHLLVDDHTTKDIAGRLGISEKTVRNHISNTIQKLGVSGRAQAIVELLRLGELQL from the coding sequence TTGACAGAGGAATCAAAAAACCGTTCATTGCTAACGGCAAGGGAACGAGAAATCTTTCATCTGCTCGTTGACGATCATACGACAAAAGATATCGCGGGACGGCTCGGAATCAGCGAAAAAACTGTTCGGAATCATATTTCGAACACGATTCAAAAGCTTGGCGTTTCCGGCAGGGCACAAGCCATCGTCGAATTATTGCGACTGGGCGAGTTACAACTGTAA
- a CDS encoding thioesterase family protein, producing MKATYIEDVAVWASEFTFSVPVSVRFSETDMYGHLNNTVAFTYFEYARIEFLKHAGLMNDWLNPEGSTIPVVADLQCDYLKQVFFDEALAVHVKVATLGNSSMDIHYMVKNAKGDIVITGRGSIVQIGRETGKGVHWTVQEKSLFVN from the coding sequence ATGAAAGCAACTTACATAGAGGATGTTGCCGTGTGGGCATCGGAATTTACGTTTTCAGTTCCGGTGTCTGTCCGTTTTTCAGAAACAGATATGTATGGTCATTTAAATAATACAGTGGCATTTACTTATTTTGAGTATGCGCGAATTGAGTTTTTGAAACATGCAGGATTGATGAATGATTGGCTCAATCCTGAAGGCAGTACGATTCCGGTTGTTGCAGATTTACAATGTGATTATTTGAAACAGGTCTTTTTTGACGAAGCGTTAGCTGTTCATGTAAAAGTAGCTACGTTGGGCAATAGTTCGATGGATATTCATTATATGGTGAAGAATGCTAAAGGTGACATTGTCATCACAGGTCGTGGTTCGATTGTTCAGATTGGTCGAGAAACAGGGAAAGGTGTTCATTGGACTGTTCAAGAGAAGTCGTTGTTCGTCAATTAA
- the sdhB gene encoding succinate dehydrogenase iron-sulfur subunit, whose translation MSEQLTATKTVVFKVRRQDTAESTPYWEEFELEYRPNMNVISALMEIRRNPVNKEGKKTTPINWDMNCLEEVCGACSMVINGRPRQSCTALVDKLTQPITLEPMKTFPVVRDLIVDREFMFDSLKKIKAWVPIDGTYDLGEGPRMPERKRQWAYELSKCMTCGVCLEACPNVNDNTNFMGPALLSQVRLFNTHPTGAMNKDERLAALMTDGGIGECGNSQNCVVACPKGIPLTTSIAAMNRATTVQMFKNFFGSDHMVD comes from the coding sequence ATGAGCGAGCAACTAACTGCGACGAAAACAGTAGTATTTAAAGTTCGTCGTCAGGATACAGCTGAATCTACGCCGTATTGGGAAGAGTTCGAGTTGGAATACAGACCGAATATGAACGTTATTTCTGCTTTAATGGAAATACGTCGTAACCCAGTCAATAAGGAAGGTAAGAAAACGACTCCAATCAACTGGGATATGAACTGTCTGGAGGAAGTTTGTGGTGCCTGTTCAATGGTTATCAATGGCCGTCCACGTCAATCGTGTACAGCACTTGTTGACAAATTGACGCAGCCGATTACTCTTGAACCGATGAAAACATTCCCGGTCGTCCGTGACTTGATTGTTGACAGAGAATTCATGTTTGATTCACTGAAAAAAATCAAGGCATGGGTTCCGATCGATGGGACGTATGATCTTGGAGAAGGTCCACGTATGCCTGAGCGTAAGCGCCAATGGGCATACGAACTTTCGAAATGTATGACTTGTGGTGTCTGCCTTGAAGCATGTCCGAACGTTAACGACAACACGAACTTCATGGGTCCTGCATTGCTATCACAAGTTCGTTTGTTCAACACGCATCCAACTGGTGCGATGAACAAAGACGAACGTCTAGCGGCATTGATGACGGATGGTGGTATCGGTGAATGTGGTAACTCACAAAACTGTGTAGTGGCTTGTCCGAAAGGCATACCGTTGACGACGTCTATTGCAGCGATGAACCGTGCAACAACTGTACAAATGTTCAAAAACTTCTTCGGAAGCGACCATATGGTAGACTGA
- the sdhA gene encoding succinate dehydrogenase flavoprotein subunit: protein MAKSRLIVVGGGLAGLMAVIKAAEEGTPVDLFSLVPVKRSHSVCAQGGINGAVNTKGEGDSPDIHLDDTVYGGDFLANQPPVKAMTDAAPGIIHLLDRMGVMFNRTPEGLLDFRRFGGTLHHRTAFAGATTGQQLLYALDEQVRSHEVAGLVTKYEHWEFLGVVLDEDGVCRGIKAQNLKTMEIKAFKGDAVIMATGGPGIIFGKTTNSVINTGSAASIVYQQGAYYSNGEFIQIHPTAIPGDDKLRLMSESARGEGGRVWTYKDGKPWYFLEEKYPAYGNLVPRDVATREIFDVCVNQKLGINGENMVYLDLSHKDPKELDIKLGGIIEIYEKFTGDDPRKLPMKIFPAVHYSMGGLWVDYDQMTNIPGLFAAGECDYSQHGANRLGANSLLSAIYGGMVAGPNAVHYMAGLKRTAEELPSTIFDAAVAEEQQKWDDTLKMDGTENAYVIHKELGEWMTDNVTVVRYNDKLQATDDKIVELLERYENISMTDTQQWSNQGATFTRQLKNMLYLARVITLGALNRDESRGAHYKPDFPNRDDEKFMKTTMAKFDGQSAPIFHYEEIDVSLVAPRKRDYSATKGE, encoded by the coding sequence ATGGCAAAAAGCAGATTGATTGTCGTTGGCGGCGGTCTTGCAGGCCTAATGGCAGTCATTAAAGCAGCGGAAGAAGGTACACCGGTTGACCTGTTTTCACTTGTCCCGGTTAAGCGTTCCCACTCTGTATGTGCACAAGGCGGCATCAACGGTGCAGTAAACACTAAAGGGGAAGGCGACTCGCCTGATATCCATTTAGATGATACTGTATATGGTGGTGACTTCCTCGCGAACCAACCACCCGTTAAAGCGATGACAGATGCAGCACCAGGTATCATTCACTTACTAGACCGGATGGGTGTTATGTTCAACCGTACACCTGAAGGTTTGTTAGACTTCAGACGTTTCGGCGGTACACTTCATCACCGTACAGCGTTTGCAGGCGCAACAACAGGACAACAGCTGTTGTACGCACTAGATGAGCAAGTACGTAGCCATGAAGTGGCTGGTCTTGTAACGAAATACGAACACTGGGAATTCCTTGGTGTTGTTTTAGATGAAGACGGCGTTTGTCGTGGTATTAAAGCACAAAACCTTAAAACAATGGAAATCAAAGCATTTAAAGGTGATGCAGTGATTATGGCAACAGGTGGACCTGGGATTATTTTCGGGAAAACAACAAACTCTGTTATCAATACAGGTTCTGCTGCTTCTATCGTTTATCAACAAGGAGCTTACTATTCGAATGGTGAGTTCATCCAAATTCACCCAACGGCAATTCCGGGGGACGACAAACTGCGTCTTATGAGTGAATCTGCACGTGGTGAAGGTGGACGTGTTTGGACATATAAAGACGGTAAGCCTTGGTACTTCCTAGAGGAAAAATATCCAGCTTACGGAAATCTTGTACCACGTGACGTTGCGACACGTGAAATTTTTGATGTCTGTGTCAATCAAAAACTAGGTATCAACGGTGAAAATATGGTGTACTTGGATCTGTCACATAAGGATCCAAAAGAGCTTGATATCAAGCTTGGCGGAATCATCGAAATCTATGAGAAATTCACAGGTGACGATCCACGTAAACTACCGATGAAAATCTTCCCGGCTGTTCACTATTCAATGGGTGGACTATGGGTCGATTATGATCAGATGACAAATATTCCAGGTCTTTTTGCGGCTGGAGAATGTGATTATTCACAGCACGGTGCAAACCGTCTTGGTGCGAACTCACTTCTTTCCGCAATTTACGGTGGAATGGTCGCAGGACCAAACGCAGTTCATTACATGGCTGGTTTGAAGCGTACTGCTGAAGAACTACCATCGACTATTTTCGATGCAGCAGTTGCGGAAGAGCAACAGAAGTGGGATGACACACTCAAAATGGATGGTACTGAGAACGCTTACGTCATTCATAAAGAGCTTGGCGAATGGATGACAGATAACGTAACAGTTGTTCGTTATAATGACAAGCTACAAGCAACAGACGATAAAATCGTAGAGCTTCTTGAGCGCTATGAGAACATCAGTATGACAGATACGCAACAATGGTCTAACCAAGGCGCAACATTTACGCGTCAGTTGAAAAATATGTTGTATTTAGCACGTGTTATCACACTAGGAGCACTGAACCGTGATGAGAGCCGTGGCGCTCACTACAAACCAGATTTCCCGAACCGTGATGACGAGAAATTCATGAAAACAACGATGGCGAAATTCGATGGACAATCTGCACCAATCTTCCACTATGAAGAGATTGATGTGTCCCTAGTAGCGCCACGTAAACGCGACTACTCCGCGACGAAAGGAGAATGA
- a CDS encoding succinate dehydrogenase cytochrome b558 subunit: protein MSRESDFYLRRLHSLLGIIPVGLFVAQHLVINHFATRGEEAFNTASNFMGNLPFVLFLEWFIIYIPLMFHAFYGLYIAFTAKNNVQRFGTFRNWMFMLQRMTGVFLVIFIAWHIYETRIQKALGAEVDFNMMANILDNPFMLAFYIAGVIAATFHLANGLWSFLVTWGLAQSPRSQTIVTYVTIAVFLVLATIGVQALLAFV, encoded by the coding sequence TTGTCGAGAGAATCAGATTTTTACTTACGTCGTCTTCATTCATTGCTCGGAATTATTCCGGTTGGACTTTTTGTTGCCCAACACTTGGTCATTAACCATTTTGCAACACGCGGCGAAGAAGCATTCAACACTGCATCTAACTTTATGGGGAACTTACCATTCGTTCTGTTTTTAGAATGGTTTATCATCTACATCCCGCTTATGTTCCATGCGTTTTACGGCCTGTACATAGCTTTCACAGCAAAAAATAACGTACAACGCTTCGGAACTTTCCGTAACTGGATGTTCATGCTACAACGAATGACAGGGGTATTCCTTGTAATCTTTATTGCATGGCATATCTATGAAACAAGAATTCAAAAAGCATTGGGTGCTGAAGTAGACTTCAATATGATGGCTAACATCTTAGACAACCCATTCATGCTGGCATTCTACATCGCGGGTGTTATCGCGGCGACGTTCCACTTGGCGAACGGTTTGTGGTCATTCCTAGTGACATGGGGGCTGGCACAATCACCACGTTCACAAACAATTGTTACGTACGTTACAATTGCGGTATTCCTAGTATTAGCTACAATCGGTGTGCAAGCACTACTTGCATTCGTTTAA
- a CDS encoding YslB family protein encodes MENTTNLSPTRFGYDLLRDHVLPSILGAHQGEILYWAGKEIARKFPVFSVEELPVFFQEAGWGILSLEKTQKDEAFYTMTNGDEINIQDRSFQLEAGFLAEQYQKLNGLLTECYGEAQSKKGRVSFQVKWDTKTKIDS; translated from the coding sequence TTGGAAAATACTACAAACCTTTCACCGACTCGTTTCGGCTATGACCTTTTACGCGACCATGTCTTACCCAGCATTCTAGGGGCTCATCAAGGTGAAATTCTCTACTGGGCAGGAAAAGAAATCGCTAGAAAATTTCCTGTTTTTAGCGTTGAAGAGCTCCCTGTTTTCTTTCAAGAGGCAGGTTGGGGAATTCTTTCCCTTGAAAAAACACAAAAAGATGAAGCCTTTTATACAATGACAAACGGCGATGAAATAAATATTCAAGACAGATCTTTTCAGCTAGAAGCTGGCTTTCTTGCAGAACAGTATCAGAAGTTGAACGGACTTCTGACTGAATGCTATGGAGAAGCTCAATCTAAAAAAGGACGCGTGTCATTCCAAGTAAAATGGGATACCAAAACTAAAATTGACTCGTAA
- a CDS encoding aspartate kinase, with protein MERIVMKFGGTSVANPERIARAARLVAGEVNRGKQVAVIVSAMGKTTDELLVLAQEVNPAAGRRELDMLLATGEQVTASLLAMAITAQGVESHSYTGWQAGVLTESVHGNARIEQVQADRVNAALTSGTVAVITGFQGADAQGELTTLGRGGSDTSAVAIAIALGATVCDIYTDVEGVFTTDPRLIKKAQKLEEISYDEMLEIANLGAGVLHPRAVEFAKNHQMPMRVRPAHIDGQGTIIKEEIDLENNLVVRGIAFEQDIVRITVMYDVPYNGSLANIFTALAKHHVNVDIIIQTIREDVQPSVSFSIKKEDFAEVINVLESNKKALGYSRADFEVGLAKVSIVGSGMVSNPGVAANMFDILRQAEIPVKMVSTSEIKVSVVIPESDMEKAVATLHEKFGLDAVIVNS; from the coding sequence ATGGAACGAATTGTAATGAAATTCGGGGGGACTTCGGTCGCTAATCCGGAAAGAATTGCACGCGCTGCACGACTTGTAGCAGGGGAAGTTAATCGAGGGAAGCAAGTGGCGGTCATTGTCTCGGCGATGGGGAAAACGACGGATGAGTTATTGGTACTTGCACAAGAAGTGAATCCAGCTGCAGGGCGACGTGAGCTCGATATGCTACTGGCAACAGGCGAACAAGTGACAGCGTCCCTCCTGGCGATGGCAATCACCGCACAAGGCGTGGAGTCACATTCTTATACAGGTTGGCAGGCGGGTGTCCTAACGGAGTCCGTTCACGGCAACGCGCGAATTGAACAAGTGCAAGCAGACAGAGTGAATGCTGCTCTTACATCGGGTACTGTCGCAGTTATTACAGGCTTCCAAGGAGCTGATGCACAAGGAGAACTGACAACACTTGGTCGTGGAGGCTCCGACACAAGCGCGGTCGCTATCGCCATTGCGCTAGGGGCAACTGTTTGTGACATTTACACCGATGTCGAAGGGGTATTTACGACGGATCCAAGGCTCATTAAAAAAGCCCAAAAGCTTGAGGAAATATCTTATGATGAGATGCTCGAAATTGCTAATTTAGGTGCGGGTGTTCTTCATCCAAGGGCAGTTGAATTTGCTAAAAATCATCAAATGCCAATGCGCGTTAGGCCAGCTCATATAGATGGACAAGGAACGATTATCAAGGAGGAAATTGATTTGGAAAATAATTTAGTTGTGCGGGGCATTGCTTTTGAGCAAGATATTGTTCGGATTACAGTGATGTACGATGTTCCATATAACGGCTCACTTGCCAATATATTCACAGCACTTGCAAAACACCATGTCAATGTTGATATCATCATCCAGACGATTAGGGAGGATGTGCAACCATCCGTGTCATTCTCTATTAAAAAAGAGGATTTTGCCGAAGTGATCAATGTTCTAGAATCCAATAAAAAAGCACTGGGTTATAGTCGTGCAGATTTTGAAGTAGGACTAGCAAAAGTATCAATTGTTGGCAGTGGCATGGTTTCTAATCCAGGTGTTGCGGCAAATATGTTTGATATTTTACGCCAAGCGGAAATTCCGGTGAAAATGGTTAGTACATCGGAAATCAAAGTGTCTGTCGTTATTCCAGAGTCTGATATGGAGAAGGCTGTAGCGACACTTCATGAAAAATTTGGATTGGATGCAGTCATAGTGAATTCATAA